Below is a genomic region from Astyanax mexicanus isolate ESR-SI-001 chromosome 25, AstMex3_surface, whole genome shotgun sequence.
GATGTTAAATATTAGCATAAGGCTACATAAGGCGTACATAGTTGTAAAGTAAGAATCTCACTCACCTTAAGGCTGAATTGTAATTTGAATAATCTGAACGGGAGCGAAGTCTCGCTCTCCTGGTTTCCACCTGCTTCACTGTGGGCTGTGGGAGCACTGACTCTGCTTCCAGCATCAGCCCACGGAGCGGGACGTTCTCTTCAGCCAGTGCCCTGTGTTACCTGGGGCTGTGCTAGTGGTGCATACCTAGGCCTGGCACAATAAACACACTATGGACTTATCGTGcaataaattaatcattttttgCGCGTATTTAAGCGCTGTCACAAAGGCAAATAACTAGGGTTCCAAACAGCTCCATTAAACAGCTCAAACatttctaatctttttttttttttttttttccagtttttgtcCCCAATTTTTAAGACCAATTTccccacccactcactaggactcccccatcactagaaATGTCAgccactgtacccacccagaaagagcattgctgtcagttgtgctctctcagactctggctgctgatggagaagcagcattatATAGCATTGTATATTTGAAGTAACTTAATGGTATGAAATCTGGGGCTGTCCCAATTACTAAACAGCACCTGACTTACCTTAAACCGAGGGAACCACGGCCTCTTGACTTCCTGCTCAACTGTAGGCCCCTGGAGCGGGATGTCTGAAACCTCGTCCACGTGTCTCGCGTGCCCACAAGTCGCACGCGCAGGAGCTGCTTCTGTAGAAGCGGCAGTTCCAGCAACACCTTGCTTGGATGAGGAAGAGGAGTTGCGTCTCTCAGGTTTAAACCTGAAAACGTTCCTCATCTTCTTCCGAAGTGACCGAGAGGCTCTCAGGATCGGTCCTAGGACTCTTCTCATCGCAGTACGAAGTGGAGGACAGCAGCCGCTGCTGCTAAACTCCTCCCCCTCGACTTCATCCATGCGGTCAGTTGGATCTGCGCCAGCTCGACTGCGGTCTTCTTCAGGCTCAGGCTCCTCCTCTGTTGGTGTTGCCGGTGATGGTGTTGCAGGTGTAGGTGTTTCTCCACTGCTAGAGGACTCCATCACTCTGCTGGAACCAGCAGAATCATCTTGATCCTGATatgtagaggagagagagaggatctTATACTGCACTATTTACCCACTTGGTCCCACTCTCCACGGCAGTGCCATATTAGACCAGTAACAGTTTCATTTGCTATGTGTCTTGTAGCCAATCGGGACCAGAAAAAGTGTATCTGGCTTAATATTTCCCACCTGATTTCAAAATCACTTGGGCCGAAGTTAAGCCAAGCTCTGGTTTAAACCCAGGCCTGTTGATGGCCCAAATGCTCggcttacatccaggtggagtgCCGAATGGCCCAGCACAACGGCTACCAAGTACAGTGAATCACAAAAGTTAGTACACCTCTCACATTTCTGAAGATATTTAAgtttatcttttcatgggaaaacccttgacaaaattacactttgacacaataaaaagtagtctgtgtttattcttccctcaaaataactcaatatacagccattaatgtctaaaccaccagcaataaaagtgagtacaccccttagtgaaagttcctgaagtggccaccattattttccagaactgcttgaattctccTGGACATGGGGTTTACCatagcttcacaggttgccactggaatgcttttccacttGTACATGACCACATCACGGAGCTGGCGGATATTAGAGACTTTGCGCTCCTCTAACTTCCGCTTGAGGATGACCCAAAGATGTTcttttgggtttaggtctggagacatgcttggccagtccatcacctttaccctcagcctcttcagTAAAGCAGTGGTCTGTTTAGAGGTGTTTTTGGGGCCATCTTAATGTAGCGCAACAgttcgtcttttaagatccttagagagttctttgccataagGTGCCATGTtagaactttcagtgaccagtataagagagtgtgagagctttactacaaaattaaacacactTGCTTCCTATGTACACCTGACATGACAAGCAGTGcttaatttggacatttaggggtacggtttcttaggggtgtactcacttttgttgctggtggtttagaccttaatggctgtatattagtTATTTCGAGAGAAgaacaaatttacactgttattaagCCGTTATATAATTTTGTAAGTGTGTTCCCGTGAAAAGATGTACTTAAATATTTGCAGAAtagtgaggggtgtactcacttttgtgatacactgtatataaTACAGCAAGGTGTGATGTAAGGTGTGTCCTTAGACTTACCACAGACACAGGTGGGATCGTGGGTGGACCTTGCAATCCTTGCCATCTGAAGATGCGCTGATACCTAACATAGATGAAAGTAGATTTCagtctattttaaatatatcaataaCTGATGTTCCAGGTCCAGCACAATGGTTTCATTACCTTTCTTGCCACGACAGCAGCCAATCGTGCTGCGTCACCTCTGTCATCGAAGCCCGATCCTGCGGATTGACCTGCAGCATTTTGCAGAGCAGGTCGTAGCAGGACTGCCCGCCTCTTAAGCAGAGCAAATTAACCCGAGGTAAAGGTTCGTGCTGAAGTTCAAGCAGCTTTCTTACGTTGGTGGTATCAAAGGGCAAGTCTCCCGTGACCATTTCGTACAGGATGACACCCAGGCTCCAGACGTCACTCTTCATTGGGTCATAGGGCAGACCCAAAATCACCTCGGGTGCCGTGTATTGCAAAGTACCACAATACGTGTTGGTCATGTTGGGGAAGCCTTCGCCAACAAATGCTAAACCGAAGTCTGCCAATTTGATGCGGTTGTCAGCGGTCAGCAGGACATTTTCACTCTTAAGGTCCCGGTGGGCAATGTCCTGCTGGTGCAGGTAGACCATGGCACTAAGCAGCTGAGAGAACCACTGCTTGGCCCTGTCGAAGGAGACGTGGCCAACAGTGTAGATCTTATCAGAGAGGTTGGTTTTGGCGGCCTCCATAACGATGTAGACCTTCCCTCTGCGTGTTTCAATAATTTCGTGCACCTGAACAATGTGTGGGTGCTTTATGCGTTTTAGAACCGCCAATTCTCGGGGGAGGACATTATTAACGGACCACTTTGTCATTGTACAGCGGTCCATTATCTTAATGGCCACCTTGCCCGAGTGCTTTTTGGAGAAGGCCAGCTTGACTTTGCCATAACTCCCTTGACCGATGGTGTTCTGAACCGTGTAGCCCAAACATGTCAGGACTGCATCGTTATCCATTTTTACcctgtagaaagaaaaaaaagagagattcgGAAGGTTAAGGAGGTTGTGGAGAACACTCACACCACACTCAGTAGAGCTTTTTTATAGTGAACCACTTTAGAAGATCATAATACGACATTTTAAAGCCCCTGAGGACCTAATAAACCTgaattaaaagtacttttttaaaacatgcattgggtgccctactaaaaaaaaaaaggtagattAAAGTTTACTAAGCATTATTTTTCTATAGTATACTAAAGTCTTCTTgttgccacattattaatcagtatatttaaagagtgctaaattggaacaacttttttgtacttatcatACTTTAATTCATAGACTGTAtaaagctggacagagcatcgtctcttaaaagtgaagccaccacaggtcgggcgccccctgctgttcggctgcagaaacctgtgtaactccacccatccccataggtttcaatggcaaaacagactttcaatcacgttttttttctaatatactgtaattctacctccattatttaaatgcagcagctaatgtaacctctgcttatatcgtcaaatttttatatccccacagaattcgttttttaagacgatatttagctctattcaaaaaaggtgtggttatggtaaaagggctgcttatgggcgggaccaataacagaccgtcagctccgctccgccccgctctgcagtctgtgaccgcgaggcagccctcaggggcggggttatttaaatgagtaggcggtctctccacagcctttctccctcctctggtctctactgcgcagactctggtctcagaatcgccaaaatggcggaagattttggcttcattttcattgaatgaatgggaacggcgacacggcgtccatctttatatacagtctatgctttaattgtataaaaatagtacaaaagtcttacttaaattgtgcttactgtactaaaatggaactattttaaatatacttaagtaacattgaAACATGCTACTTCATGTGTTTAACCCTAtgttctaaatatttaaatagctaaaatattccccaccaaaatatagttaaaatgagctaacctagctaccgttagctaaaacattccccactgaaataaagtaatttacaTTAGCTtacttagctaacattagctaaaacattccccactgaaatatagttaacattagctaacctagctagctaacaacattTCACTGTGGaccatatgccagtttaaaccatagcttgctagctaccattaactggtgctcaccacttactatctggtaacattagctaatatatatatatatatataatcagggATCATTAATAAATGTTGATTACCGAGCCCAATGCTATCGCTATCAGTACGATAGAACCGTCTTGTAAACCGTCGAACAGTAAATGAGCCAAAAGCAAAGAACCTTGCTGTTTTAAGCTTACGTTGCCATGGCGTCATCGATTGCATCACACTTTGGAGTGTTCCAGTGTTCCGTGTTTGGAATGTTGCAGCACGGAACACAGGGAAAAGGAGGAGTCACCTGTCAATCATTCTGCACACCATGTCCATCATTTTCTAAACCATTTCATGATACTTACTAATAtttctgttattatttttatgtgtaaCAAGTTACTTGAACGTGTCTTAGGCCATgcattcttttgctaaaaaaaaaaaaaaagaacaatgacTCTGATAAATACGCAGAtccatgtttttgctcattttcatgcgatttgcactactatgctatcacactggatatcttaagttttacatatagcacaatgaccagtcagggcttaaactgaagtagacacttgggacaaaacagtaattcactttcaagaggtaattttcattatttaggatctatttgagaacattaaatgcagaggaaaatgtaaaaaaaacaaaaagcgcctattatattttgagtttatagtgtgtgtatggatgttggtgatgattagctaatcattctctacatttcctggtttattagggtcttgtcaaacaaagtacaaaatttgaaaacattattttGACAGCATGGGaatttacactgcattatatataaggtgtccaccaggcgtcaccaaaggcttaaaaacctctccagagcgccccagTCTAATACAGAGGTGaatctgtctctataaaacaacattttaatatttttttgtttctttgtgataaaataaattaatgtgagtccatctcagggtaatattaatatttttttgatgaaatgacacataaaatcacatgtttgcgcgctgtgtgcgctaTGGAGTTTTAGCGTTTGgagaggggtgtttttttttgtgacttggtgacggtttggcatgcccctcccccagccattcggagaccaatcagggcaaattacgtatcagtgttttcgtctaagggtggactattggttgaaataggtgtcaatcacttttgtgacgctggagaaaggctatgatctgatttgattggacagccctgaacaccagcgcgatccagcgctcacgccattggttcaaaagacgatcactcaagaaaagtagtggattgtagaccaattaaaaccactgaatctagaagaggacacccttagctttgtattcacgtacaactttacggaaaatattccattgtgtagtcgctgggagcttgagaatacgacgttacggctgcgctgaaactaaacgcatgtttttgaggagccgtgagcaggcaaataaaggactttatggatattttacctgcggttcagtgctgtattgtggatgctgtgatagtaagtgaattttcaataatataatatgatgttattttatacactaatattattttataaggctattttgttggggaggcgtgtttctcgtgtaaacaatgtgaaaaaacaggctgttttcagttggagatttctggcgactggtttcatgtagatggttgtaaatttgcatgcaggtattTAAATtagtactaatgaatatgagttggttagttggtcggtatgtttagaatatttgacgcttttaagcgttctaatttacatagtcagaacgggcccgccggcgggcccgctagagggcgctaaTGCAGTAAGATATTCTAAACATTTAACATACCATATGcagtttatgtacagtatatatgcatTTATAAATGAAAAACCTTTTGCCCCCTTAAAGATTTCAGACAaatacaacctgagtaaatataaagggCACTTTTTTAacgatgatttaatttattatgggGAACAAATATCCTAACCAATTTAGCCCTTTTTCACGTAAAATTAGGAACTATGTTAACGGTTAACCGTTAAGCCCTTATTTAAATAGTTattgaaataatatataataatattgaagGCTGATTGTCTGATAACAATATCCAGCGGTTTTCAGTGTTTCACAGGAACAActttgtcctgtgtgggcatccgtACTTGTTTATATAAGTATAAAATGGCGGCACCTTTGCGCCCTAATAAGACTGCCTAACTAGTAACGTATAAACCAAGAAAAATTCCCTTCTACTAAGAAAATGACTAGTTAACCAAAATTCAAATAACAGTctgtaccatagactgtgtgtagctggacagagcatcatctctcaaaagtgaagccaccacaggtcgggcgccccctgctgttcggttgcagaaagctgtgtaactccacccatccccataggtttcaatggcaaaacagaacaactttcaatcacgttttttttctaatatactgtaattctacctcctttatttaaatgcaacagctagtgtaacctctgcttatattgtcatatttttatatccccacagaattcgttttttaaaatgttattcagctctattcaaaaaaggtgtggttattgtaaaagggctggttatgggcgggaccaataacagaccgccagctccgctccgctctgttctgcagcctgtgacctcgaggcagccctcaggggcgggttatttaaatgagtaggatgctctccacagtctttctccctcctctggtctctactgcgctctacagactccaGACAGACtcggatcgccaacatggcggaagattttggcttcattttcattaaatcaatgggaacagcgacacggtgtccatctttttttacagtctctggtctataCGTATCCCCAGTATCCGATTCGAATTCTGTGATGTCCGAGGTCATCCGGGCCAAATTTGCTTGCGTGTCTTGGGAGCTAAGGGAGCTACAGAAGGTGTGTCCTGTTATATCTGGCGCAAAACTAACACAtactttcagaaaaagaacatcattctgAGCGTAAAACATGGTCGTGGTACTGtaatgacctcaagctcaggtgtacttgggttctgcaacaggacaacgatccaaagcacaaaaaaacaagTCCATCTCTAAATGAAACTAAATGAGTGTTTTGGAGTGATCCAGTCAAATATGCtttggatgatcttaaacaggatgtttatgcttgaaaacaatcctccaatgtgtctgaattaaaaccattctgtaaagaagagcggAACAAAATCCCTCCACCAAAGAtgcgttgccagttatcagtaaatcTTGATTTAGTTTATAAGGtattagatttagttttttgtatattagtttattagtgtattagttttttgtaaaagaaatctgtag
It encodes:
- the LOC111195269 gene encoding testis-specific serine/threonine-protein kinase 6 — encoded protein: MDNDAVLTCLGYTVQNTIGQGSYGKVKLAFSKKHSGKVAIKIMDRCTMTKWSVNNVLPRELAVLKRIKHPHIVQVHEIIETRRGKVYIVMEAAKTNLSDKIYTVGHVSFDRAKQWFSQLLSAMVYLHQQDIAHRDLKSENVLLTADNRIKLADFGLAFVGEGFPNMTNTYCGTLQYTAPEVILGLPYDPMKSDVWSLGVILYEMVTGDLPFDTTNVRKLLELQHEPLPRVNLLCLRGGQSCYDLLCKMLQVNPQDRASMTEVTQHDWLLSWQERYQRIFRWQGLQGPPTIPPVSVDQDDSAGSSRVMESSSSGETPTPATPSPATPTEEEPEPEEDRSRAGADPTDRMDEVEGEEFSSSGCCPPLRTAMRRVLGPILRASRSLRKKMRNVFRFKPERRNSSSSSKQGVAGTAASTEAAPARATCGHARHVDEVSDIPLQGPTVEQEVKRPWFPRFKA